The proteins below come from a single Eucalyptus grandis isolate ANBG69807.140 chromosome 3, ASM1654582v1, whole genome shotgun sequence genomic window:
- the LOC104436738 gene encoding proteinaceous RNase P 1, chloroplastic/mitochondrial, which produces MASLAFPPSLHHHRRRHLASLPPYTPPPPTAVDYSRHRRPTSAFALPGRSLAKLPAADRGPPAKAAGGSGTRERATGSSSARPPRAGGDERWQKESLKDLVSSIITERERSERRAGGGGEGGKRRAPKGKATGRGSILRRRGDVGVGNGGSRAEKESAAGKFVDDGGASSGGRVGKRKTSRNVGGGATEAAGESRKSRKSKDESPEVRLKVALDMYSKSGDFLGAVQWYDSARKEGIQLGQYHYAVLLYLCASAAVGVVQPAKSGSGARTLNRLDLLNEDVATNRVKFGEEDEVVSNDLLSIGARGIEGKAGKMDLRSNRTNGNVEYTDEIKSIRQNFNGFPKPNAHVSDRLNDVGKTKGDSSDIENEAIDQEDQVVIFDENLKKFAVEKGFEIYREMCSDKVPMNEATLTSVARMAMSIGDGDMAFDMVKQMKPMGINPRLRSYGPALSTFCNSGDIEKAFEVENHMLKNGVYPEEPELQALLRLSIAVGRGDKVYYLLHKLRTSVRKVSPYTADIIEDWFKGKVASRLGKRKWDERDIREAIKNHGGGWHGKGWLGRGKWSVSRASVGSDGSCKCCGEKLATIDLDPWETEKFAKSVAALALKREKNSSFQKFQKWLDYFGPFEAVIDGANAGLFSQQRFLPAKVNAVVNGIRQKLPLRRWPLIILHNRHITGKKMEVPVNRAIIDKWRNKDALYLTPTGSNDDWYWLYAAIKFKCLIVTNDEMRDHTFQLLGNDFFPKWKERHQVRFSFSDAGPEFHMPPPCSVVIQESENGHWHIPILLEHEYEADRTWLCVTRASSGLATRPEDLQLHQWSEQHVMEDKDPQDGVDPFSETLQPNHDNVRKSPPETHQNLKNIFAAAVSSYDSTLLSELDTAERCGNCIIDFQI; this is translated from the exons ATGGCCTCCCTCGCCTTCCCTCCGTCGCTgcaccaccaccgccgccgccacctcgcCTCGCTCCCGCCGTACACGCCGCCGCCTCCGACCGCCGTCGATTACTCCAGACACCGCCGCCCAACTTCCGCTTTCGCCCTCCCCGGCCGCTCGCTCGCCAAGCTCCCCGCCGCCGACCGCGGCCCTCCGGCGAAGGCCGCGGGCGGTTCCGGAACCAGGGAGAGGGCCACCGGCAGCTCGTCGGCCCGGCCTCCGAGGGCCGGCGGCGACGAGAGGTGGCAGAAGGAGTCGCTGAAGGACCTCGTGAGCTCGATCATAACGGAGCGGGAGCGGTCCGAACGgagggccggcggcggcggtgagggcgGTAAGAGGAGGGCGCCGAAAGGTAAGGCTACGGGGAGGGGCTCGATTCTGAGGCGGAGGGGTGATGTTGGGGTTGGGAATGGCGGCTCGCGTGCTGAAAAAGAGAGTGCGGCGGGGAAATTCGTGGATGACGGTGGTGCCAGTTCGGGAGGTAGAGTGGGAAAGCGGAAAACGAGCAGGAATGTCGGCGGTGGTGCGACGGAGGCGGCTGGCGAGAGTAGGAAGTCCAGGAAGAGTAAGGACGAGTCGCCTGAAGTCCGGTTGAAGGTCGCGCTGGATATGTACTCGAAAAGTGGGGATTTTTTGGGGGCGGTCCAGTGGTATGATTCGGCTCGGAAGGAAGGGATTCAATTGGGGCAGTATCATTACGCTGTGCTGTTGTATCTCTGTGCTTCTGCGGCTGTTGGCGTCGTTCAGCCTGCTAAAAGTGGAAGCGGTGCGAGGACTTTGAATAGGTTGGACTTGTTGAATGAAGATGTCGCTACGAATCGCGTCAAGTTTGGTGAGGAGGATGAAGTCGTGTCAAATGACCTCCTGTCAATTGGCGCCCGTGGTATTGAGGGAAAAGCTGGCAAAATGGATTTACGTTCAAATAGGACGAATGGCAATGTTGAGTATACCGACGAAATTAAGAGCATCAGGCAGAACTTTAATGGGTTTCCAAAACCCAATGCTCATGTTTCAGATAGGCTGAATGATGTAGGAAAAACTAAAGGTGATTCCTCTGACATTGAAAATGAGGCTATAGACCAAGAAGATCAGGTTGTGATAtttgatgaaaatctcaagaagtTTGCGGTTGAAAAGGGATTTGAAATCTACAGGGAGATGTGCTCGGATAAAGTCCCAATGAATGAAGCCACTTTGACATCTGTGGCCAGAATGGCGATGTCAATAGGTGATGGAGACATGGCGTTTGACATGGTGAAGCAAATGAAGCCTATGGGGATAAATCCTAGGTTGCGGTCCTATGGTCCTGCTTTATCAACTTTCTGCAATAGTGGAGACATTGAGAAAGCATTTGAAGTTGAAAATCATATGCTGAAGAATGGTGTCTATCCAGAGGAGCCTGAACTGCAAGCACTACTTAGATTAAGCATAGCAGTTGGAAGAGGGGACAAGGTGTATTATCTGTTGCACAAACTCAGAACAAGTGTAAGGAAGGTCTCTCCCTATACTGCAGATATAATTGAGGACTGGTTCAAAGGCAAGGTAGCTTCAAGACTAGGGAAAAGGAAATGGGATGAAAGAGATATAAGAGAAGCAATTAAAAATCATGGTGGAGGCTGGCATGGGAAAGGTTGGTTGGGAAGAGGCAAGTGGAGTGTATCACGTGCATCTGTTGGTTCTGATGGCTCATGCAAATGCTGTGGCGAAAAATTGGCCACAATTGATCTTGATCCTtgggaaacagaaaaattcGCCAAGTCAGTTGCAGCCTTGGCtctaaagagagaaaaaaactcgagctttcagaaatttcaa AAATGGCTTGATTATTTCGGACCATTTGAAGCAGTAATTGACGGAGCTAATGCAGGCCTTTTTAGTCAGCAAAGATTCTTACCAGCAAAG GTTAATGCAGTTGTTAATGGAATACGTCAGAAGCTTCCTTTAAGAAGATGGCCTCTCATTATTTTACACAATAGACATATTACAGGAAAGAAGATGGAAGTACCAGTGAACAGGGCAATCATTGACAAGTGGAGAAATAAGGATGCACTTTATTTAACCCCTACTGGATCCAATGATGACTg GTATTGGTTGTATGCAGCTATCAAATTTAAGTGCTTAATCGTGACCAACGATGAAATGAGGGACCATACGTTTCAACTTCTAGGAAATGACTTCTTCCCCAAATGGAAAGAAAGGCATCAG GTACGTTTCAGCTTTTCTGATGCTGGTCCAGAGTTTCACATGCCTCCTCCATGCTCTGTTGTAATCCAG GAGTCCGAGAATGGCCACTGGCACATACCCATTTTGCTGGAACACGAGTATGAAGCAGATAGAACATGGTTATGTGTGACGCGTGCTAGCTCTGGATTGGCAACCAGACCTGAAG